The following is a genomic window from Atribacteraceae bacterium.
CTGAAATCCCCGCTGGGTGGTAATCATGCTGGTAAACTCCTGGGCAAGGTCCACGTTGGACATCTCGAGTGCCCCTACCGCGATGGAGCCCCGGCCTCCCGAGTTGGCGGTCCCGACGTTGGCCGTTCCGGAGTTGTTGGAGATCTGGTAGAGATTGCCACCCGCCTTAAGGAGCCCGCCCGGATTGACGAAGTTGGCCATGGCCAACTGGGCCAGAGCACTGGATTGGCCGTTGGTGAAGATTCCGGTGATCATCCCGGCTGAATCGGTGGTCACCATGTCGAGATCACCGGCCGGATAACCGTCCTGGAAAGAGACATGGGCGGTTGGCGCCCCGGAAAATTGGGTAAGATTTTCAAAGTTCAATAATACCTCAAGAGGTTCCGCAGCGCCTCCCCCCGGATTAAAGCTGATCTGGGCACCGGTAACGCTGTCGAATATCCCGTTGGTTGCAAAGGTTGTACTGCCGCTTCCAATAGAGGTTACATTGTCAGCCGGATCGAAGGCTTCCCAGTGCCACGTGTTGTTGGCGGATTTGGTAAAAATTACTGGTATATCATGAAGATTACCCAATGAGTCGAAAATTTCCGCCCGGGTGTTCCAGGAGTCTCCCATCGCGAAATTCGCGTCCAGGTTACCGTCAAACTGTAAATCCCCCGTGGCCTGCGGTTCCATCTGGGTGGTGAGGGGCAGGACGATATTGGAAAGTCCCCCGGTGACGTCGATGTTTCCGCCATC
Proteins encoded in this region:
- a CDS encoding flagellar hook protein FlgE gives rise to the protein MMRSMFTAVSGLKNHQTRMDVIGNNIANVNTVAFKAGRVNFQDILNQTISGARTPQAGGRGGVNPKQVGLGMTIGAIDTIFTPGGLQTTDNPTDFAIEGDGFFIVGDGTQQFYTRDGAFKLSADGALVNANGLRVQGWMAGDGGNIDVTGGLSNIVLPLTTQMEPQATGDLQFDGNLDANFAMGDSWNTRAEIFDSLGNLHDIPVIFTKSANNTWHWEAFDPADNVTSIGSGSTTFATNGIFDSVTGAQISFNPGGGAAEPLEVLLNFENLTQFSGAPTAHVSFQDGYPAGDLDMVTTDSAGMITGIFTNGQSSALAQLAMANFVNPGGLLKAGGNLYQISNNSGTANVGTANSGGRGSIAVGALEMSNVDLAQEFTSMITTQRGFQANSRVITTSDEMLQELLTLKR